Genomic segment of Salvia splendens isolate huo1 chromosome 12, SspV2, whole genome shotgun sequence:
GATAAGATGATTTCTCAAATGAGACGTCCCACTGGTACTGGACCCGCTGAGTGTTCTTTTACAATGGCGACAGATAGCACCAAAAGTTTCGCCTTTTTTAACTCTGTCGAAGTCGTTCCATACAACAGATTTCATTCTACTGGAATTGACAATCACTGCTTCTTCTTCTGTGATCTCCATCACCTCACCAATTTACCAACTCAACAAATATGAACTGAAAATAGATAAACCAACCAACTTTATTCATTTGAACAAAGCTAATTAAAAATCAATCCAATGCAGAAACCAGCTCTTTCGGACCCAATTTGAAATCAATCATCGCATAATTAACGATACATTAACATCATGAAAATAAAGGGCAAATGCGGAAATCTGAGAAGCTATACAATCAATTCAAATTGAGAAGTAAacctaaaccctaaccctaaccctaaccctttgCTCATCAATCAAATTCTCTCCATAAATTAAACGAAAAACAGGATTCTGATTTCGGATTTATCCATCCAAATTACACGTGAAACCACCGAAATCTGtcaaaaaaattcagagaaAAAGCGAGCAGACTTACCGGGAAATGAGGTTACTACAAAATCTCCGAATTGGAATTATGCATATAGCAGAGGTGGCGTTGCATTGATTGGGGAGAATGTCTGTTTCAGTCACTGTGTGTTTTGTGCGTGTGAGGGAAAGAGAAATTGTGTGTAGTTCTTTCTCCTAAATGGGCCTCATATTGGGCCTTATTGGGCTAGGCAAACTATGAGCACTAAAGAATGAAATTCTCTTTCTTAAACAAGTTTTacatatttatgttttattattactattgaCTATATTaggtataatactccctctgtcccgggctactcgctcctttccttttcggcacggagattaaggaatgagtgtataggaaagtaaaaaatgacggcggtaggtgaaaatttttactaaaaatggaaagagtgcaagtaacttgggacgcccaaaaaggaaataagtgcgagtagcttgggacggagggagtactttttaagATCACAAATATTTGGTCTCAAACAAATacattactactactactactcatGAAAGGCATCTCAATGGCTTGATTACTCCATCCATATTCTGAATGGTATTTCCACAGACAACATCAACTGCTTTATTCTTGTAGTTTAGCATTACACCCGATGACTACAATAAAGGATTTGAGGGTTAGAAAGTGCTGAAATTATAgtagaataaaacaaataaaaatactttAACATGTAAAATATGTTATTAGTATGACTCTTTGTACCATATGTATATATCTATTCGACTATACAAATAATACTAACACACATACCTATTTGACTAAGATAATGTATGCTAAATTTGTCAAGATTATTTAAAATTGTTTAAAATCATGTTCGACCCTTACTAAACTAATGcaaaaaaacatttttcaatCATGTTGCAATCAATATTAGAAGGGACTAAATTTAGATAAAGAAACAAAGATGGATCCACACTTATCAGTGATATATGTATACCCACCCTAGACTTCCAATGCtgcacaaaaataaatatttgatgTTTACAACGAATTTCTTCAAATATTCATGAATTGATTCAAGTCCAGAGCCTGTGTCCTATCGGCAAGGagtttagacattattgtatgaggtgctgAGTTCGAGCCCACGACCGCCCGATGTGAATTCCGTCGGTGTTGGGCTTTCATCGGGTGCGGagatttttatattttggagTTCTGCGTCGCGGCAGCCGTCGACGACGATGTGGAACATTTGGCTATTTATGGAAGTTAATCCGTTGATGCTTATTTTGTCCGAGTTGAGGAATGCTAGTGACTGGTCATGAGAGAAAATAACATAGGAAAATGATTAATacatgtttttaaaattttattagaaaatataatttttagttgCTTCATATCATAGACACCTTcacataataaaatttgaaacatCAACACttataattgaaaaaataagcTTAATAGGGTTTCAATCTTCTCGAACACTACATTTAGTGACAGACTGGACTAGCCTTttagtccagagcctttgtcctagcggcaaggagcttagacattattgtatgaggtgctgagttcgagccctcttgaaaAAAAAAGACTGGACTAGCCTTTTATTTAGGAGACAAGGAACTCTCATTCATAGACTATCCCTATCGATAGAGatagctcatttagtctatTATAAAACGCAAACTAGTTGTGTTACACAGTCGCGCAGGATATTAGAATCCGCGCGACATAAACACTTCAGTAATCATTTAGTTCATGCATGACTAGCAATACAAGAAGTTAAAAAATCAGAGTTTTACCGTTGCTCCTTTTGGACACTTCTTGCCGGAAGCTTTGCAGGCCCACAAATTGGTGTCTTGACCATCTAGGGTTCCGCCACAGATAGAAACTCCGGTGACTCTTTTGAAGTTCAACCAATGGACACTATCAGGGCCGTCCCGACAAAATTAGAGGCCCTgtgcaaaaatctaaaatgatgcctaccactatagaaaaaaagacaatgcattttaaagaaatatactatagaaaaaaagacaaattgATGCGTTTGCGCTGCTCCCAATCGCAATGGCCGACGATGGCAGGCGCTGCAGAAGCGATCAACGATGGCTCTGGTGAGCTGGTCCCTGTTGCGGCGTTTGTCGATGAGGAACACCGAACACGAACAGGCGGCTCCCAGGTCTACGATCGGGAAAAGAAACCGATCAGAATTGGAGTCACGGTGCTAGAAAAAGGCCTGGGCGTTGCTATACAAGAGAAATAGCTTTGTTGGActgaaaaaataggaatacatGTATATTGGCTGAAATATTTCCGAGGCCCCTGAAAATTGGGGGCCCTGTGCGGTCGCACGGGCCAAGGGACGGGCCTGCTATTACCGATGACATTGTAATTCGTTGGGGCTGAAAGAGTCCCATCAATCTGTATGGTTGTGGCATTATATTTGCGCGTGCTGCCGTCGAAATACGCATTTCCCAAAATGTACTTTCCTTGTGGCACATATATGGTGGCGCTTGAAAAGCCTTGGTGCAGTCGGATTTTCCGTCGACTTTTGCACCGTAGGAAAAGACATTGTAAGTAGGGTTTGCTGCTAGAATTGATGCTGATAAGTAGTGTAAAAATATGACAATGAGAATTTGGAACATTCTTGAAATGGCCATTTTTGTCTCGGTGTAGTGTGTTTTTatgttatgtgtttttgtttgtgatttAAACTAGTTTAGTAGCTGTATTTATATGATTTATATGTGTTTTTGTATTTATATTATAATGAACGACAGGATTCAAACCTGCGCGGGCAGAGCCCACGTGATTTCTAGTCATGCCCGATAACCACTCCGGCACGGCCACATCTGTTAGGTTTGCAATACAAATATGTATTACTAAGTATCAATTTAGTAAGATCTCTGTCTCTGCAAAATACTCATGTTTTCTCGTAGAGTGAAACTATTAAGAAGCCTTTTGCTCTTCCTGAAAGATATACTTTACCTACATTTCACAACAACTCCATTGCCTACTTAGGAAAAAAAGATACTTTTACTATACTAAATGGTATCCAATTACAGTTTCAGTCACATACATCAAAACTAACTACTTATGTTcattaaataaataacaaaaaaccAAAGAGAAACACTTGAGCTTGGTTTCTCTCTTAATTTCTTGCCGCCTTCATTTTCTTCCACATGTTGGTGGAAGTTTGGCACCTTCCATAAAGAGATTCTTAACTTGGGGTGTAATAACATTGAATACTAAACCCCATTTCTCTATAAAAACACTTTGAATATGACTAAATTTTCTACCTTCAAACAGTTACATTCTTTCCTAACTTTCATCAAcaattcaaaaaagaaaaacccCATATTTTTACAGACATGGGCTTTTTTGTAGCCCTTGCAAGAAATTTGGATGCACTTCTTGGGTAATTTttcttccattttattttatggtttttgattttttgaagCATTGATTTTTTATAGaaactttattttaatgttACAGGCCTGGAGTAATGCTTCTATATCCATTGTAAGGAATTTTAcacttatttatttaaattcatcaAATTTGATCAAGCAcacaaattaattataatattttttataaaaaatattgataatttaCTATAGATATGCATCTATGAGAGCAATTGAGAGCCCATCAACTCTAGATGATCAACAATGGCTAACATATTGGGTTCTCTACTCCTTCCTTACATTGTTCGAGCTCTCATGTTGGAAGATCCTCCAATggtaatagtaatattttaaatttcaacataaacaagaaaataattatgtatataAATGTGTTATGTATATTATTATGTAGGCTGCCGTTTTGGCCGTACATGAAGCTTATATTCTGCTTGTGGCTGGTTCTTCCCATCTTCAACGGCGCAGCTTATATTTACGAGAATTTTGTACGAAAATACGTTAAGGTCGGGAGCTATGTCGGCTCGAATGTTCCAGAAGGCCAGAGGAGGGTTCTTCAGATGATGAGCCTTGATGCCAGGAAATCGGTTGAGAGGTACATCGAAAAATATGGAGCCGAAGCCTTTGACAGGGTCGTCAAAGCGGTGAGACAACTATTCTCGTTTGTTGAGTGATATGGTATCTGAGTAGGTCTAAGTCGatcttaaattaaaattgttagacttcttaataaaatcaaacatgaCAAAAATCATAACTTAGTAATTGTTAATAGAGCATATGAAAAATCGTAACAATTTTATCTATCTTGAAATAACGACCTCGTTAATATTGTACTTGAGTAGGTCTAATTAAATTGATCTTAAATTAAGTTATTCGACGTTAATAAAATAGGACATATGAAAATCATAGCAACTTTTGAATGggattaatatttaatatatattgtCTTGTAGAGAACGACCTCTTTACTATTGGCTCGATTATTCCTATGTCAAAGTTTAAATTTAACTCCAACAAATAAAGCGACTCCTTTGAATAAAAAATTTGGTGGGGCCCAAAATGTTCGACTTTAGTTTATTTTAGGTGGAATCTTGATTTGAACGAATTTATTTGAGATTTGTGTTGTCACACCTTTGCTTGATTACGAAgaaaatagtaatatttttgttGCAGGCTGAACGAGAAGCAAAGCGACATTGAGGAGTTGTGTTATTCTTTAATTTCCATAGAGATTATattgaggttgttgtttggtAACTCAATTTGGAATGATGTTGTAATtgcaattttatgaaattgaatttgaagttaTGATATTCAATTATAAACCTTTTGTTTGGTAAAATCAGCTAACTGATAAAATTTAATTGCATTTCCAAATTATATTTGGTATGTCAAAAAAGTAACTAAGAATTAATATtgactttaaatttatttatttatttatttatttatttacatcTTGGAACTCTATCACTATGTATTTGAAGTTATCATAATAAGACCATAAAGTAATAAAAATTTGGGAGCAAACTATTATATTAGGGTAATACGAAATTGAATTCAATTTAAGTGAAAAAAGtaacttatttttaaaaatataaaatgtacCAATTGTCGGTGGCGAGTATTCAACAATGCATTGATATCCATATGGTAATGTCGGTGGCGTCAACGTGTACACACCATTTTGCAATAATaacatatttttaaataaatgaaattttggtttgttaacaatataatttattaaattttggttTGTTAACAATATAATTTATTCACCGATATTACTTTTAGTCCTTTCATTAATAATAATGTTGTAAAACGTTTTGAAATAAATTGGTATTTCTATTTTATCGATTCTTTCAAGATGAGTATATTCATAGGGGGCTATTGTCAATAAAATTCTTTTGCAAATCAGAACATatacaaattcaattaaacttACCGTTTCACAAACTTCGAAAACCACTATTATTACCCACCGCTTGATATAATCTTGgaagaaagataaaaataaaaaagagaattgTGCATATATAGGTTTGACTAATAGTAACAAGAAACAAAtgttcaaaaattttaaattaaaatttaactattttaataataaaaaatgatactccGTAATTTAtagaacacaataaaaaatatctctaaaaactctcaaaattattttaataatttcaaatgTTTTTAAGGGGACGCAACCTACCCCAGTCCGGCCCACAACATATACATGTGTTCATCTATATAattatcaattttaatttcgtTAGTCAACTCGTATTTTATCTATGTCATTATTGAAACAATTTCTTTGTTCACATATAGTGAAACGTTTTTGTACGAATGGCTAAGAATAATTAATATTCTCTCATCCCATTATTCAATAGTCATGAGTCATGACACCTATTTTTTAGTCATTCCATATCACATGTCCCCTTTTTCTTGACATggtttgataattaatttcgtAAATTAGTATATTTCTTTTGTccataattaataattacagtttatcattttaaattatccataaaaattaattactactactttgtTGAGTCTATTTTCCATTTATAACATTTCcaatacttttttttctctattcttTTCCCATTTTTTTACGACATTAATATAGATAATCATGAACACAAAAATATCAATTGTTTACGTATCAAattcaatataatgcatatttACATCTAAGAGCAATATTAAGTAAAAAATGAACTACTACAATTTACAATGAGATGAAAATATAGTATAGTtagaaaaatgaattataaTCATATACACCATAAGACTTAAGAGGGAGCCTAAATATAAATTGCACCGTTGTCGTGGTCACGAATTGACATTGAGATGAGCATAAATATAAACCGATTAACTTCCTTTCAGACTTCGTACTTTAATTTTGTAGTAAACTCGTGTCATTCCTTACCAAATTTACGACGATGGGAATATAATTTTTAACACCAATTTCCATTTCTTCTACACACTATACTCAAAATAAATGTAACATACTAAATCACAACACCATTTtattactcaataattgttAGGATGCAACAATTAGCGCGTTACGTCGTTGAGTTGTCTcaaactaaattttaaattgtataTAGACAGCTCTTATACAGTTCATGCAATcagcccctctctctctccactctTTCCATTTCGTCAACCCCTAATTAAATCACCTATATATATTCACACAATCTCCAATTCcaaaaccatccaaatttttaaatagaaaaaacaaaaatggcAATTTCCAAAATTCA
This window contains:
- the LOC121758471 gene encoding HVA22-like protein f, which gives rise to MGFFVALARNLDALLGPGVMLLYPLYASMRAIESPSTLDDQQWLTYWVLYSFLTLFELSCWKILQWLPFWPYMKLIFCLWLVLPIFNGAAYIYENFVRKYVKVGSYVGSNVPEGQRRVLQMMSLDARKSVERYIEKYGAEAFDRVVKAAEREAKRH